The following are from one region of the Paenibacillus sabinae T27 genome:
- a CDS encoding anti-sigma factor: MTDPWEGQENQELAAAIKKVRRRTLIRNILISLAVSLITLVVIFIGAAHLIDHESSETMFDEYGYMSISSPNEYLEPGHKDRRGFLSGVLELDTYKIVEGIPIPWREKWINYHVTGFPFTTGVHGGTTSLEGDDPALKAQGYEYNRRYNPDNGQREMLFYVPGADYNGKILNDIPSLSQMESGKLVEMALSFDKNYSFAEVKAMLPAGVRPVWYWVDTYDDWKDFGLEPEKNGDGVIVYPQPLISTYGVYGFGVRPHSENPDPADFIGSVKVGLQQKGKYYSEYKRIYTYLKKDKPEPGTSDVRILGVVVTGTTRGLQSLNGQPYIRGAVLGAVADRY, encoded by the coding sequence ATGACCGATCCCTGGGAAGGACAAGAGAATCAAGAGCTTGCAGCAGCGATCAAAAAGGTCAGACGGAGAACGTTAATCCGCAATATTTTGATATCCCTGGCTGTAAGTCTCATTACGTTGGTCGTCATTTTTATCGGCGCAGCCCATCTGATCGATCATGAGTCCTCTGAAACGATGTTCGATGAATACGGCTATATGTCAATCAGCAGCCCGAATGAGTACCTTGAACCCGGACACAAGGACCGGAGAGGATTTCTTTCCGGAGTACTTGAACTGGATACTTACAAAATAGTAGAAGGGATACCCATTCCGTGGCGTGAAAAATGGATCAATTACCATGTGACAGGATTCCCGTTTACTACCGGGGTACATGGGGGAACCACCAGTCTGGAGGGGGATGATCCGGCGCTGAAAGCGCAGGGGTATGAATATAACCGCAGATATAATCCCGATAACGGCCAAAGGGAGATGCTGTTTTATGTACCGGGTGCCGATTACAACGGCAAAATATTGAATGATATTCCGTCACTTTCGCAGATGGAATCCGGCAAGCTGGTGGAAATGGCGCTGTCTTTTGACAAGAATTATTCGTTTGCCGAGGTGAAGGCGATGCTGCCTGCGGGCGTGCGGCCTGTATGGTATTGGGTCGATACGTATGATGACTGGAAGGATTTCGGTCTTGAGCCTGAGAAAAATGGGGACGGCGTGATCGTATATCCGCAGCCGCTTATTTCGACTTACGGAGTGTACGGTTTTGGAGTCAGACCCCACTCCGAAAATCCCGACCCGGCTGACTTTATAGGAAGCGTAAAGGTAGGCCTTCAACAGAAAGGCAAATATTACAGTGAATACAAGCGCATCTATACTTATCTGAAAAAAGATAAACCCGAACCGGGCACCAGCGATGTCCGTATCTTGGGCGTTGTCGTCACCGGAACCACAAGAGGGCTGCAAAGCCTGAACGGTCAACCCTATATCCGGGGGGCCGTTCTGGGCGCCGTAGCGGATAGGTACTAG
- a CDS encoding FAD:protein FMN transferase, with the protein MFKNRKTALLLAALVIIIAAAVGAWLFLGSKGDSEPNSAQSGSQVSGDGETKSLSQQFYIYDTVVNIKIFGDKVSQKNMDDIQQLLERMDMEFSRTKEGGEIYNVNLAAGKEAVTVSDETLDAVKQSIKYAQEMNGLFDPTIGPLVDLWNIGNGGDHVPPQAEIDKAKSLTNYKDIIIDEKAKTIKLAREGMVLDLGGIGKGYAADRIAEYLKEQGLDSAMINLGGSSIIGLGTKPGGSQWNIGLQDPDQSRGTQLGTIKISNEVIDASGVYERFFMQDGVRYHHILDPRTGYPGQLGLKSLTIMSPNATDADALSTGVFLMGVEDGLKYLESLPEKVEGFFITEDNKIYATPGIRERLVLTDPTYSFGN; encoded by the coding sequence ATGTTCAAGAACAGAAAGACGGCGCTGCTTCTCGCCGCACTCGTCATTATTATCGCCGCAGCCGTTGGAGCATGGCTGTTCCTTGGCAGCAAGGGAGACAGCGAACCCAATTCTGCGCAGAGCGGCTCGCAGGTATCGGGAGACGGAGAAACGAAATCGCTCTCACAGCAGTTTTACATTTATGATACGGTAGTGAATATTAAGATTTTTGGCGATAAGGTATCCCAGAAAAATATGGACGATATCCAGCAGTTGCTGGAACGAATGGATATGGAATTCAGCCGTACCAAGGAAGGCGGCGAAATCTACAACGTCAACCTGGCTGCCGGCAAAGAGGCGGTAACTGTGTCGGATGAAACGCTGGATGCGGTAAAACAGTCGATCAAATACGCCCAGGAGATGAACGGGCTGTTCGATCCGACCATCGGGCCGCTCGTGGACCTGTGGAATATCGGCAACGGCGGAGACCATGTTCCCCCTCAAGCTGAAATCGACAAGGCCAAGAGCCTGACGAATTACAAGGATATCATCATCGACGAGAAAGCCAAGACGATCAAGCTTGCCAGAGAAGGAATGGTGCTTGATCTGGGCGGGATCGGCAAGGGCTATGCCGCGGACCGGATCGCCGAATATCTGAAGGAGCAGGGGCTGGACAGCGCGATGATCAATCTCGGCGGCAGCAGCATTATCGGCCTCGGAACCAAGCCCGGCGGCTCACAGTGGAACATCGGGCTGCAGGACCCTGACCAGAGCCGGGGAACCCAGCTTGGAACGATCAAGATCAGCAATGAAGTGATTGACGCGTCCGGCGTGTATGAACGGTTCTTCATGCAGGACGGTGTAAGATACCATCATATTCTCGATCCGCGGACGGGCTATCCCGGACAGCTCGGCCTCAAGAGCTTGACCATCATGAGCCCGAACGCCACCGACGCGGACGCCCTTTCTACCGGCGTATTCCTGATGGGCGTAGAGGACGGACTCAAGTACCTAGAGTCCCTGCCGGAGAAAGTCGAAGGCTTCTTCATTACCGAAGACAACAAAATTTACGCGACGCCCGGAATCCGGGAGCGGCTGGTGCTGACCGACCCGACCTACAGCTTCGGGAACTAA
- a CDS encoding DsbA family oxidoreductase, translating into MKIEVWSDYVCPFCYIGKRRLEHALSQFPEQDKVEVEFRSFQLDPDAGPTSKSIHELLAAKYGMTVEQAKTMNAQVADQAMGVGLDFRFDTMIHANTYDSHRLAHFAKTKGLEAGLTERLMKGYFTDGLNLGDRETLAALAAEAGLDKEEATNVLNSDAYAEEVKADIEAAQRLGVTGVPFFVFNNKYAISGAQPGPVFSEVLDQVWSEEKEEPKLRVIGGSAEASGGDGCADGSCSV; encoded by the coding sequence ATGAAAATAGAAGTTTGGTCCGACTATGTCTGTCCTTTCTGTTATATAGGCAAAAGACGGCTTGAACACGCGCTGAGCCAGTTTCCGGAGCAGGACAAGGTAGAAGTCGAATTCCGCAGCTTTCAGCTTGACCCGGATGCAGGTCCGACGAGCAAGAGCATACATGAATTGCTCGCTGCAAAATACGGCATGACCGTGGAGCAGGCCAAGACGATGAACGCGCAGGTTGCCGATCAGGCGATGGGCGTGGGTCTGGACTTCCGGTTTGACACCATGATCCACGCCAACACCTACGACAGCCACCGTCTGGCGCATTTCGCCAAAACCAAGGGGCTTGAAGCCGGTTTGACGGAGCGTCTGATGAAGGGTTATTTTACGGACGGGCTGAATTTGGGCGACCGTGAAACGCTGGCGGCGCTTGCGGCGGAGGCCGGGTTGGACAAGGAAGAGGCGACGAACGTACTGAATTCGGACGCATACGCTGAAGAAGTGAAGGCGGATATCGAAGCTGCGCAGCGGCTTGGCGTTACCGGTGTGCCATTCTTCGTGTTTAACAATAAATATGCTATTTCCGGCGCCCAGCCGGGACCGGTATTCTCCGAGGTGCTGGATCAGGTCTGGAGTGAGGAGAAGGAGGAGCCTAAGCTCCGGGTGATCGGCGGCTCCGCTGAAGCATCCGGCGGTGACGGCTGCGCGGACGGTTCTTGCAGCGTGTAA
- a CDS encoding oleate hydratase, whose product MIQEYENKQVYFVGGGIASLAGAAFLIRDCGFPGSGIHIIEEMSILGGSNDGAGSEEQGYVIRGGRMLNDETYENLWDLLMSIPSLDHPGKSVREEIIAFDNANPTHSNTRLVNASGEVADVLSMGFDMADRLAMGKLIITPEEQMGKARISDWFGPHFFTTNFWYMWATTFAFQPWHSAVELKRYMIRFMHEFPRIQTLEGVTRTPYNQYDSIILPIKKYLEDHGVDFTLRCTVSDLDFKEGDDITVTGLHVVRDGAEEHIAVKEEDLVIITNGSMTESSSLGSMTSAPRLNEKGSSWKLWERIAAKKPGFGNPSSFDDHIDGSKWESFTVTFGDTVFFDLMEQFSRNRPGTGALVTFKDSSWLMSIVLAYQPHFRNQPEHVRVFWGYGLYPDKEGDFVKKKMSDCTGEEIMTELLGHLHFEAHKEAIMATANCIPCMMPFITAQFMPRAIGDRPKVVPDGSTNLAFIGQFCEIPEDVVFTEEYSVRAARIAVYTLLGVNKPITPINHYQYDVRTLLASLVTSFR is encoded by the coding sequence GTGATACAAGAATACGAAAACAAACAGGTTTATTTTGTCGGCGGAGGCATCGCGTCCTTGGCGGGCGCCGCTTTTCTCATCAGAGACTGCGGCTTCCCGGGAAGCGGCATTCATATTATCGAAGAAATGAGCATTCTGGGCGGCAGCAACGACGGCGCAGGCAGCGAGGAGCAGGGCTATGTCATCCGCGGCGGACGGATGCTGAATGACGAGACATACGAGAATTTGTGGGATCTCCTGATGTCGATTCCCTCACTGGACCATCCGGGAAAGTCGGTGCGTGAAGAGATCATTGCATTCGACAATGCGAATCCGACGCACTCCAATACCAGACTGGTGAACGCAAGCGGCGAAGTGGCCGACGTGCTGTCGATGGGCTTCGATATGGCCGACCGGCTCGCCATGGGCAAGCTGATCATTACGCCCGAGGAACAAATGGGCAAGGCGCGGATCAGCGACTGGTTCGGCCCGCATTTTTTCACGACGAATTTCTGGTACATGTGGGCGACGACGTTCGCGTTCCAACCCTGGCACAGCGCGGTCGAACTGAAGCGGTATATGATCCGGTTCATGCATGAATTCCCGAGAATCCAGACTCTGGAGGGTGTAACCCGCACCCCGTACAACCAGTACGATTCGATTATTTTGCCGATAAAAAAATATTTGGAGGATCATGGCGTCGATTTCACGCTGAGATGCACCGTGTCCGATCTGGATTTCAAGGAAGGCGACGACATTACTGTAACGGGCTTGCATGTCGTCCGTGACGGAGCCGAGGAGCATATTGCGGTCAAAGAGGAAGATCTGGTCATTATCACGAACGGATCGATGACGGAAAGCTCCAGCCTTGGCTCGATGACCTCCGCTCCACGCCTGAATGAAAAAGGAAGCTCCTGGAAGCTGTGGGAGCGCATCGCCGCTAAGAAGCCCGGGTTCGGCAATCCATCTTCCTTTGACGACCATATCGATGGCTCCAAATGGGAATCGTTCACGGTGACGTTCGGCGATACCGTCTTCTTCGATCTAATGGAACAATTCTCGCGCAACCGCCCGGGCACCGGCGCCCTGGTCACGTTCAAGGATTCGAGCTGGCTGATGTCGATCGTGCTCGCGTACCAGCCGCATTTCCGGAATCAGCCGGAGCATGTCCGGGTATTCTGGGGCTATGGCCTTTATCCAGACAAGGAAGGCGACTTCGTGAAGAAGAAAATGTCCGACTGTACCGGGGAAGAAATTATGACCGAGCTGCTCGGGCATCTGCATTTCGAGGCGCACAAGGAGGCCATTATGGCGACGGCGAACTGTATTCCGTGCATGATGCCGTTCATCACCGCCCAGTTCATGCCTAGAGCCATCGGCGACCGGCCGAAGGTCGTGCCGGACGGCTCCACCAACCTGGCGTTCATCGGCCAGTTCTGCGAAATTCCTGAAGACGTCGTGTTCACCGAGGAATATTCGGTCCGGGCGGCAAGAATCGCCGTCTACACGCTGCTTGGGGTGAACAAGCCGATTACTCCGATCAATCATTACCAGTACGATGTTAGAACGCTGCTTGCGAGCCTGGTCACTTCGTTCCGGTAA
- a CDS encoding TetR-like C-terminal domain-containing protein: MSNSLLTKKALAHSLKKRMEHTPLNKISVKQLVDDCGLNRQTFYYHFHDIFELLGWIYQKEAVDGIADYRGYSTWTEGFYKIFLYIVNNRAFCLNTLESLGRNHLDAYLYSVTNDLIMGVINELAAGMRVDEDEKQFIANFYTLAFTGLLIQWMRDGMKESPKLIIERLSVLLEGHFMTALHKYEKQPS; encoded by the coding sequence ATGTCCAATTCCCTGCTGACAAAGAAAGCGTTGGCTCATAGTCTCAAAAAACGGATGGAACATACCCCGCTAAATAAAATCTCTGTAAAACAGCTGGTGGACGATTGCGGGCTGAACCGTCAGACGTTTTACTACCATTTTCACGATATTTTCGAGCTGCTGGGCTGGATCTACCAGAAAGAGGCTGTAGACGGGATTGCCGATTACAGGGGCTACAGCACATGGACGGAAGGATTCTATAAAATATTTCTCTATATTGTGAACAACCGCGCGTTCTGTCTCAATACGCTGGAATCGCTTGGGAGAAACCATCTGGACGCCTACCTTTACTCCGTTACGAATGATCTTATTATGGGCGTAATTAATGAATTGGCCGCCGGTATGCGGGTGGACGAGGATGAGAAGCAATTTATCGCCAATTTCTATACGCTGGCGTTTACCGGCCTGCTTATCCAATGGATGAGAGACGGCATGAAGGAAAGCCCGAAGCTCATTATTGAACGGCTGAGCGTACTCCTTGAAGGACATTTTATGACAGCTCTGCATAAATACGAGAAGCAGCCGTCTTAG
- the recQ gene encoding DNA helicase RecQ, with product MNPQELTMEHAQEMLQKYYGYPDFREGQKKIVASLLEGRDTLGIMPTGGGKSICYQVPALLLPGLTLVVSPLISLMKDQVDALTAAGISAAYINSTLTGKEVNDRIRAARRGELKLLYVAPERLELDWFRLEMAGLSISCVAVDEAHCVSQWGHDFRTSYLAVSPFVEELPERPILAAFTATATPEVMEDMRRLLRLRDPGVFVTGLGRDNLAMSVLRGENKKEYVLEYAASHAHQPGIVYAATRKDVDDLYQRLRNAGFAAGRYHAGMSDEERAESQEAFLYDDIRVMVATNAFGMGIDKSNVRYVIHYNMPKNMEAYVQEAGRAGRDGEPSQCILLFSAQDIMTQKFLIEQNPQDSDRKQNDYRKLQQMIDYCYTTRCLRSAMLDYFGEAHGDKPCGICSSCTDERELVDMTIDAQKIFSCIHRMRERFGVALVSSVLKGSRSQKVLQYGFDKLPTHGAMSGRTEKEITEIVNVLISEGYLALSEGQYPVVRLQQPAAEVLRGQQQVLQRVARPARSSAGGRDRSRSRDLSPSAVNETVFEQLRLIRRELAGREHVPSYIIFNDATLREMSVVCPQTEEEMMKVKGVGEVKYRKYGKEFLDFFQSELYSNEM from the coding sequence ATGAATCCTCAGGAACTTACGATGGAACATGCGCAGGAAATGCTGCAAAAATATTACGGCTATCCCGATTTCCGGGAAGGCCAGAAAAAAATCGTCGCGAGCCTCTTGGAGGGCCGCGACACGCTCGGCATTATGCCGACCGGCGGCGGCAAATCGATCTGCTATCAGGTGCCGGCGCTGCTGCTCCCGGGCCTGACGCTCGTCGTGTCGCCGCTGATCTCTCTAATGAAGGATCAGGTCGACGCGCTGACGGCGGCGGGCATTTCCGCCGCTTATATCAACAGCACCCTAACCGGCAAAGAGGTGAACGACCGCATCCGCGCCGCCCGCCGGGGCGAGCTGAAGCTGCTCTACGTCGCGCCCGAGCGGCTGGAGCTGGATTGGTTCCGCCTCGAGATGGCGGGACTGTCCATTTCCTGCGTCGCGGTGGACGAGGCGCACTGCGTCTCGCAGTGGGGCCATGATTTCCGCACCAGCTACCTGGCGGTGTCGCCGTTTGTGGAGGAGCTTCCCGAGCGGCCGATTCTGGCGGCCTTCACGGCGACGGCGACGCCCGAGGTTATGGAGGATATGCGGAGGCTGCTCCGGCTGCGCGATCCGGGCGTCTTCGTGACGGGCCTTGGCCGCGACAATCTGGCGATGTCGGTGCTGCGGGGCGAGAACAAGAAGGAGTACGTGCTGGAGTATGCCGCTTCGCACGCCCACCAGCCGGGGATCGTGTACGCGGCTACCCGCAAGGACGTCGACGATCTGTACCAGCGTCTGCGGAATGCCGGATTCGCGGCCGGCCGCTACCATGCCGGCATGAGCGACGAGGAACGGGCCGAGAGTCAGGAGGCATTTCTGTACGACGATATCCGCGTCATGGTCGCGACCAACGCCTTCGGTATGGGGATCGACAAGTCGAATGTGCGGTATGTCATCCATTACAATATGCCGAAGAATATGGAGGCCTATGTGCAGGAAGCGGGCCGCGCGGGCCGTGACGGCGAGCCGAGCCAGTGTATCCTGCTGTTCAGCGCGCAGGATATCATGACGCAGAAGTTCCTGATCGAGCAGAATCCGCAGGACTCCGATCGCAAGCAGAATGATTACCGAAAGCTTCAGCAGATGATCGATTACTGCTATACGACGCGCTGCCTGCGAAGCGCGATGCTGGACTACTTCGGCGAGGCCCACGGGGACAAGCCGTGCGGCATTTGCAGCTCCTGTACGGACGAGCGCGAGCTCGTCGATATGACGATCGACGCGCAGAAGATCTTCTCCTGCATCCACCGGATGCGCGAGCGCTTCGGCGTGGCGCTGGTGTCGTCCGTGCTGAAGGGCTCCCGCAGCCAGAAGGTGCTGCAGTACGGCTTCGACAAGCTGCCGACCCACGGCGCCATGTCCGGCCGCACCGAGAAGGAAATTACGGAAATCGTCAATGTGCTGATTTCCGAAGGCTATCTGGCCTTGTCCGAAGGCCAGTACCCGGTTGTGCGGCTCCAGCAGCCGGCCGCCGAGGTGCTGCGCGGGCAGCAGCAGGTGCTGCAGCGCGTCGCCCGGCCGGCCAGGTCCTCCGCCGGCGGCAGGGACCGCAGCCGCAGCCGTGACCTCTCGCCGTCGGCGGTCAACGAGACGGTGTTCGAGCAGCTGCGCCTGATCCGCCGCGAGCTGGCGGGCCGGGAGCATGTGCCGTCATATATTATTTTCAACGACGCGACGCTGCGCGAGATGAGCGTGGTATGTCCGCAGACGGAAGAAGAAATGATGAAGGTAAAGGGCGTCGGGGAAGTGAAATACCGGAAGTACGGGAAGGAATTTCTGGATTTTTTTCAAAGCGAACTGTATTCCAATGAAATGTAA